From the Chloroflexus aurantiacus J-10-fl genome, one window contains:
- a CDS encoding glycosyltransferase family 39 protein, which produces MTVSDRSISSELFAADTVPSLRATVRVLLFILALALLAGAMAYQAPPQGRVAIGWPGDRLFVGVSPGLGRIPVERGDLFADELTPDSPTGRSRWTRERAVIVLPNVGAGSPLQLTLVAQGWPATVGTQPSVMVLIDGAVVGSFVPKPTWEAYSFAVPGIAHQHGDLTLVLQSSATLFDERDPRPKGVRLAEVRISPAGETALWLPPAWPAVTLMGWNALLLALLLTRLRLSQSQVYVITAIGIGAAAIGLAVARIWMAAILNVAMVGLLVLLLIAYRQPLLFYLRFLVQRYGQGQALSYGLVAVALVCFGYVLLHVINWMTAAGIRLFWQVFPDSLLLTLLGTTLLALLLTYGRAGLPRLSDRLVDVLASRRGAWLVLGGFAVIWLGFEATVIAALPYVGHADYSDNAIVARNLVRGRGWVVDYISQFYYPYDSLTRPQETWPLLQPVWIAPFFALFGPTAWAAKIPNFIFDVILIVLIYAVGSRWWDRRVGVTAAVLVLTNYLFFRLSIYVTNDLAFVVFSMAAIAALLQSHTDPARQWRWLFISAVSTGLMMLQKPSGAMFALGMGLWQLTILANHLRMAGDWQQRWQRLRVGLTPIVVWSAIALLILSPYLVRNLILFGKPVYSTESYDAWVLDYRGVSGDAWSEIYRVFAPEWGGPGLPDRSWILRWGFDATFTKFETQVRELRAYLMPAWPGAPPVLAALFSHDAQKNILTPLGAWLALTGFLAAIAYRRNWPGLLAFTYTPYIIFMLTYWRTNEERYWVALIPWLALLAAWVIWAGYDRLAAVGDRRWAPLGLILALAAIITIVAGSQADIEDKVRNEPQIWHQDLAAYEWLQANTPPDAVIMTRLPWQVNWHTERPAVMIPNTDDRELLLQIARHYGAQYLVLENQMRVKGDVGRLLAPLMDHDNQPGMIIDGFELLYASPTPDFRAFIYRIPDS; this is translated from the coding sequence ATGACCGTTAGTGATCGTTCGATCAGTAGTGAATTGTTTGCAGCCGACACCGTGCCATCGTTGCGGGCAACGGTACGAGTGCTGTTGTTCATACTGGCCCTGGCATTGCTGGCCGGCGCGATGGCGTACCAGGCCCCACCGCAGGGTCGGGTTGCGATTGGCTGGCCGGGAGATCGCCTCTTTGTAGGGGTGAGTCCGGGTTTGGGACGGATACCGGTTGAGCGCGGGGATTTGTTTGCGGATGAATTGACTCCCGATTCACCAACCGGGCGTTCGCGCTGGACACGTGAGCGCGCTGTGATTGTGTTGCCCAACGTCGGTGCCGGGTCGCCGTTGCAGTTGACGCTGGTGGCGCAAGGGTGGCCGGCCACGGTTGGGACACAACCATCGGTGATGGTGTTGATTGATGGGGCAGTCGTTGGCAGTTTTGTGCCAAAACCAACCTGGGAAGCCTACTCATTTGCGGTGCCGGGAATTGCCCATCAGCACGGCGATCTTACCCTCGTGCTGCAATCTTCGGCAACGCTGTTCGATGAACGCGATCCGCGACCAAAAGGGGTGCGTCTGGCCGAAGTCCGTATCTCACCCGCCGGCGAAACGGCGCTGTGGTTACCGCCGGCATGGCCGGCAGTGACTCTGATGGGGTGGAATGCGCTGCTGCTGGCGCTCTTGCTGACACGATTGCGTTTGAGTCAGAGTCAGGTGTACGTCATCACGGCAATCGGCATTGGTGCGGCTGCGATTGGGCTGGCGGTCGCTCGCATCTGGATGGCGGCGATCCTGAACGTCGCGATGGTTGGTTTGCTGGTGCTGCTGTTGATTGCCTATCGGCAGCCGCTTCTGTTCTACCTGCGCTTCCTGGTGCAGCGTTATGGTCAGGGGCAGGCACTGAGTTATGGGCTGGTGGCAGTGGCCCTGGTCTGTTTTGGGTATGTACTGCTGCACGTGATCAACTGGATGACGGCAGCCGGGATACGCCTTTTCTGGCAGGTTTTTCCCGACTCGCTGCTGTTAACGCTGTTGGGCACGACCTTGCTGGCGTTACTTCTGACCTATGGGCGGGCCGGTTTGCCGCGCTTGAGTGACAGATTGGTTGATGTGCTGGCAAGCCGACGCGGTGCGTGGCTCGTCTTGGGAGGATTCGCCGTCATCTGGCTGGGTTTTGAAGCGACGGTTATCGCTGCTCTACCCTATGTGGGCCACGCTGATTACAGCGACAACGCTATTGTCGCCCGTAATCTGGTGCGTGGACGGGGTTGGGTCGTTGACTATATCAGCCAGTTTTATTATCCATACGACAGTCTAACGCGCCCCCAGGAGACCTGGCCGCTGTTGCAGCCGGTCTGGATCGCGCCCTTTTTTGCTCTGTTTGGGCCAACGGCGTGGGCTGCAAAGATACCCAATTTTATCTTCGATGTTATCCTGATCGTGCTTATCTACGCAGTTGGCAGTCGCTGGTGGGATCGGCGGGTCGGTGTAACGGCGGCTGTGCTTGTGCTGACCAATTATCTTTTCTTCCGATTATCGATCTATGTGACGAACGATCTGGCGTTTGTGGTCTTTAGTATGGCAGCGATAGCAGCGTTGCTTCAGAGCCATACCGATCCGGCGAGACAGTGGCGCTGGCTGTTCATCTCGGCTGTCAGCACCGGGCTGATGATGTTGCAGAAGCCGAGTGGGGCCATGTTCGCGCTGGGTATGGGTCTCTGGCAACTGACGATCCTGGCGAACCACCTGCGTATGGCGGGAGACTGGCAACAGCGCTGGCAACGGCTGCGCGTCGGTTTAACGCCGATTGTCGTCTGGTCGGCCATTGCCCTCCTGATCCTTTCGCCCTATCTGGTGCGTAATCTCATTCTGTTCGGGAAACCGGTTTACAGCACCGAAAGTTACGATGCCTGGGTGCTCGATTATCGCGGGGTGAGTGGGGATGCCTGGTCAGAAATCTATCGCGTCTTTGCGCCAGAATGGGGCGGGCCGGGATTGCCTGATCGGAGCTGGATTTTACGCTGGGGTTTTGATGCGACCTTTACCAAGTTCGAGACGCAGGTGCGCGAGCTGCGGGCGTACCTGATGCCGGCCTGGCCGGGTGCGCCACCTGTGCTTGCTGCTCTCTTCAGTCACGATGCGCAGAAGAATATTCTGACCCCGCTCGGCGCGTGGCTGGCGCTCACCGGGTTTCTGGCAGCTATTGCTTATCGACGGAATTGGCCTGGTTTGCTGGCATTTACGTATACGCCATACATCATCTTTATGTTGACGTACTGGCGTACCAATGAGGAACGCTACTGGGTTGCGCTTATTCCCTGGCTGGCCCTGCTGGCGGCGTGGGTTATCTGGGCCGGTTATGACCGGCTGGCAGCGGTTGGGGATCGGCGCTGGGCGCCGTTAGGGTTGATCCTGGCGCTGGCAGCGATTATCACGATTGTGGCCGGCTCGCAGGCCGATATAGAAGACAAGGTACGTAACGAACCACAAATCTGGCACCAAGACCTGGCCGCTTACGAGTGGTTACAGGCGAACACGCCACCCGATGCCGTGATCATGACCCGCTTACCGTGGCAGGTCAACTGGCATACCGAACGACCGGCAGTGATGATCCCTAATACGGATGACCGTGAGCTGTTATTGCAGATTGCCCGCCACTACGGTGCGCAATATCTGGTGCTGGAAAACCAGATGCGGGTGAAGGGTGATGTCGGGCGTTTGCTGGCTCCGCTGATGGATCACGATAACCAGCCGGGGATGATCATCGACGGTTTTGAATTGCTGTACGCCAGCCCAACACCTGATTTTCGGGCATTTATCTACCGTATCCCCGACTCATAA
- a CDS encoding glycosyltransferase has product MRILMLASSLPKYPRETTAPFIEEIAAGIAARGHEVTLVAPWHPDLRRGTYERGIHLRFFRYAPHPALNIWGYAQSLQSDTQVRERAWLAAPFALTASFSALRRELHQARARGKPFDLVQAHWVLPNGPPAALAALMARLPLVVSLHGSDIYLAETQRIMGTLAGLVFQRAAAVTACSADLSMRGVRLGANPTRTFVIPYGVHPDQFRPDPAAAQQFRTEWNIPAHAPLVLGLGRLVSKKGFSVLLDAWPAVLRMHPTARLVIVGYGDLRPALEAQAARLGIATTVLFTGQLDRARTAMAMAAADVFALPIVREGVDGLPNVLLEAMGAARPIVAARVAGVPDVIEDGVHGLIVPERDAAALAAAIGRLIEDRALAARLGAAARERILHELTWENTAARYEAAFAAALRGEVRP; this is encoded by the coding sequence ATGCGCATCTTAATGCTGGCTTCATCACTACCAAAATATCCGCGAGAAACAACGGCACCGTTCATCGAAGAGATTGCCGCCGGGATCGCGGCTCGTGGTCACGAGGTGACACTGGTGGCACCGTGGCATCCCGATCTGCGGCGCGGTACCTACGAACGTGGGATTCATCTGCGTTTCTTCCGTTACGCACCGCATCCGGCACTCAATATCTGGGGCTATGCCCAATCATTGCAAAGCGATACTCAGGTGCGCGAACGGGCGTGGCTGGCGGCGCCGTTTGCGCTTACTGCTTCGTTCAGTGCTCTGAGGCGCGAATTACACCAGGCGCGGGCCAGGGGAAAACCATTCGATCTGGTGCAGGCGCATTGGGTCTTACCCAACGGGCCGCCCGCTGCCCTCGCAGCGCTCATGGCTCGCCTGCCGCTGGTGGTCAGCCTGCACGGCAGCGACATCTATCTGGCCGAGACACAACGCATCATGGGTACCCTAGCCGGGCTGGTCTTTCAACGCGCTGCCGCCGTCACTGCCTGTAGTGCCGATCTGAGCATGCGAGGAGTACGGTTGGGCGCTAACCCGACCCGTACCTTCGTCATTCCCTACGGTGTGCATCCCGATCAGTTTCGGCCTGATCCGGCAGCGGCGCAGCAGTTTCGTACCGAATGGAATATTCCTGCCCACGCCCCGCTGGTGTTAGGGTTAGGGCGACTGGTGAGTAAAAAGGGGTTCAGTGTTCTGCTCGATGCGTGGCCGGCGGTGTTGCGCATGCACCCTACAGCGCGTCTGGTTATCGTCGGCTACGGCGATCTGCGTCCGGCCCTGGAAGCGCAGGCCGCCCGACTGGGTATTGCCACCACCGTGCTGTTTACCGGTCAGCTCGACCGGGCGCGTACTGCGATGGCGATGGCCGCTGCCGATGTTTTTGCGCTGCCGATTGTGCGAGAGGGTGTTGACGGCTTGCCCAACGTTTTGCTGGAAGCGATGGGGGCGGCGCGCCCGATTGTGGCGGCACGGGTAGCCGGGGTGCCCGATGTGATCGAGGATGGCGTGCATGGCCTGATTGTTCCCGAACGCGACGCAGCCGCCCTGGCAGCCGCTATTGGTCGCCTGATTGAAGATCGGGCACTGGCAGCCCGCCTGGGGGCGGCAGCGCGCGAACGCATTCTGCATGAGCTGACGTGGGAGAATACAGCGGCACGCTATGAAGCTGCCTTTGCGGCTGCACTACGCGGTGAGGTCAGGCCATGA
- a CDS encoding glycosyltransferase family 39 protein codes for MTWRWLIGWLVIGIAALALRLYRLGDQSLWLDEGNSWAMAMQPWTVLLIDLIRPNAAYPLYHVILKGWMSLAGASEWALRFPSAIAGALSVPLLALAARRAVGDSPQRDAVTIAAALIGVCSPFAIWYAQEAKVYALVLLVSTAILWLTLRAVHEQRAQVWYWLIGLTVLALFIHRLTALLALSAGLVWLFSRPRRYTIPIAGGLLLIGLGMIGAMAAGIGSDRAASGASIAADPLTALWLTITRFSLDRWPGDFEWFWLVPWLLLFGLGLIGFARLPQSSRLVIGVMGSVPLVLFGVQLLFTRLYEARYLMIVFPIWLITLAIGVGHTNWRRALAWLMLTGVLTTSALALTQPRFGLFSGDPVKEQYREAIGELMRRVHPDDAVVVHPGYLRPLYDYYASRLSSDPAPQPISFANFWTGETSYTQREWDVERRAALTGYTRSWLLIAPDHARTVDPPRPGDEYGLVGNFWAFSREQRTWPCGIWRFQGVHLFCQEAPEAYITGEIVQPATPGNAVFGEQLTFLGYTLKATTPAGPGIYRAGGNIPLSLFWDVTQPLGEDYSLFIHLCRDCEQPPVASDDGQPLAGYLPTSTWLPGKPARDDRTVHLPPDLEPGHYQLLIGWYRPTDPTPDGRLPVRGEGALSAGRLWLTTIEVIAGEE; via the coding sequence ATGACGTGGCGATGGCTGATAGGCTGGCTTGTGATCGGCATCGCTGCGCTGGCCCTGCGCCTCTACCGGCTCGGCGATCAGAGTCTCTGGCTGGATGAAGGCAACAGTTGGGCAATGGCAATGCAGCCGTGGACGGTGCTGCTGATCGATTTGATCCGACCTAACGCAGCCTACCCGCTCTACCATGTGATCTTGAAGGGATGGATGAGTCTGGCCGGAGCGAGTGAGTGGGCACTGCGCTTCCCTTCGGCGATAGCGGGTGCGTTGAGCGTGCCGCTGCTGGCGCTGGCGGCGAGACGTGCGGTTGGCGACTCGCCGCAACGCGACGCGGTGACCATCGCGGCTGCGCTGATCGGCGTGTGTTCGCCTTTTGCCATCTGGTATGCGCAGGAAGCGAAGGTCTACGCGCTGGTGCTGCTGGTCAGTACTGCGATCCTCTGGCTGACATTGCGCGCCGTACACGAGCAGCGTGCGCAGGTGTGGTACTGGTTGATCGGGTTAACGGTGCTGGCCTTGTTCATCCATCGGCTGACGGCACTGCTGGCATTGAGTGCCGGTCTGGTGTGGTTGTTCAGCCGTCCGCGCCGGTACACGATTCCTATCGCCGGTGGCCTGCTTCTGATCGGTCTGGGTATGATCGGCGCTATGGCTGCCGGCATCGGTAGTGATCGGGCAGCGAGTGGAGCGTCAATCGCCGCCGATCCGCTGACCGCCCTCTGGTTGACCATCACCCGCTTTAGCCTGGATCGCTGGCCGGGTGATTTCGAATGGTTTTGGCTTGTGCCGTGGCTCCTGCTGTTTGGTCTGGGCCTGATCGGATTCGCACGTCTGCCGCAATCGAGTCGGCTGGTCATCGGGGTGATGGGGAGTGTGCCACTGGTGCTGTTCGGGGTACAGCTTCTCTTCACCCGGCTCTACGAAGCACGTTATCTGATGATCGTCTTTCCAATCTGGTTGATCACTCTCGCAATTGGCGTTGGGCACACGAACTGGCGACGAGCGCTGGCATGGCTAATGTTAACCGGTGTCTTGACCACGTCGGCTTTGGCCCTGACCCAACCACGCTTCGGGCTGTTTTCTGGCGACCCGGTCAAGGAGCAATACCGTGAAGCAATCGGCGAATTGATGCGCCGGGTACATCCCGATGATGCGGTTGTGGTGCATCCAGGATACCTGCGCCCGCTCTACGACTACTATGCGAGCCGGTTGAGCAGCGATCCGGCACCGCAGCCGATCAGCTTTGCCAATTTCTGGACGGGCGAGACCAGCTATACTCAGCGTGAGTGGGATGTCGAACGGCGGGCGGCATTAACCGGTTATACGCGAAGCTGGCTCCTGATAGCTCCCGATCATGCGCGGACTGTCGATCCGCCGCGACCGGGTGATGAGTACGGTCTGGTCGGTAATTTTTGGGCTTTCAGCCGCGAGCAGCGGACGTGGCCGTGCGGTATCTGGCGCTTCCAGGGGGTTCATCTCTTCTGTCAGGAGGCACCGGAGGCGTACATTACCGGCGAGATCGTGCAGCCGGCTACGCCGGGTAACGCCGTGTTTGGCGAGCAGTTGACGTTTCTCGGTTATACGCTGAAGGCCACCACGCCGGCGGGGCCGGGCATCTATCGCGCCGGTGGCAACATCCCGCTCAGTCTGTTCTGGGATGTGACACAGCCACTCGGTGAGGACTACAGCCTCTTCATTCACCTCTGCCGCGATTGTGAGCAGCCACCGGTTGCCAGCGATGATGGGCAACCGCTGGCCGGTTATCTGCCAACCAGTACATGGCTGCCGGGGAAGCCGGCGCGCGATGATCGCACGGTGCATTTACCGCCCGACCTGGAACCCGGTCACTATCAGCTCTTGATCGGCTGGTACCGACCGACCGATCCGACACCCGATGGCCGTCTGCCGGTGCGTGGCGAGGGAGCACTGAGTGCAGGGCGGCTCTGGTTAACAACGATTGAGGTCATTGCCGGTGAGGAATAG
- a CDS encoding glycosyltransferase family 39 protein: MRQHWPLLLALGAGIGLRLALWGNLPRLGLISDEAEYLASADWLANGRGFAWHTTYLWTRAPLYPLFLAAHIALFGRNEAFIFVTQNLLSLVNVGLVYVLSRQLGATSRMAGGAALLSALSLPLAMYPQLLLSETLFISLLLAAFCLLANPRQRRNLLIGGVLLGLATLTRGLLLGFLPLIAGWIGWRTPGHWRERLISGLLPLLAAGCLIGPWAFYASRTYGGLIIIDTTSAYNLALGARTAYDGGRSDAPTRNLVLALLDPTLDDDIRAQLTAGSCLAERNDPRLAAALAKPVTAITQAERQHVLSAEGWCLIQAKPWAFGEKTFAELIDLFQINYSGDERLAEGFALGRLPAWYTLALLVLDDTLYVIVLPLAVLGWAVLRRPQSLLAGLIGWWLLYNLAAAPLLFAINRFRIPLLPFLFVLAMFTLAAILHRRTWPVNRRGAGYATLAGLVWLIAATPYAYLEPRPAGAPSQWASYFGPYPSAIAAAQIAWQSRAQYAAVERLAAAVAADDLTAWAQALADPDLPAYARAVGEPLLAARQGQPAVGLELLARQQPLYPWQTAVIRGELLRQMGDLNGARQSLGQTLVDDWNPTGWAWQWLKPPRLPGDRIDLADDNDLGYIDGFYLGEFDPVLGATVRWAGERAALRFPAAATGNNRQLCLRAAANWPADLTPPAITVWLDGTEVGKFQPERQLQEFCLALPARSPGSDYIITLHGPGFIPDALDLVRRQGPQVGQVRILAFQLDWAEVR; the protein is encoded by the coding sequence TTGCGACAACACTGGCCGCTGCTGCTGGCATTGGGCGCCGGTATCGGCTTGCGATTGGCACTTTGGGGCAACCTGCCGCGCCTCGGTCTCATATCTGATGAAGCCGAATATCTGGCATCTGCCGATTGGCTGGCCAACGGGCGAGGTTTTGCCTGGCATACCACGTATCTGTGGACGCGAGCGCCACTCTACCCGCTGTTTCTGGCCGCCCATATCGCGCTCTTTGGGCGGAACGAAGCGTTTATCTTCGTGACGCAGAACCTGCTCAGTCTGGTCAATGTCGGCCTGGTGTATGTGCTCAGCCGACAGTTGGGAGCGACATCGCGCATGGCTGGCGGTGCCGCTCTGCTGAGCGCACTGTCGCTACCGCTGGCGATGTATCCGCAACTGCTGCTGAGCGAAACGCTGTTTATCAGCCTGCTGCTGGCGGCGTTCTGCCTGCTGGCTAATCCCCGGCAGCGGCGCAATCTGCTGATCGGTGGTGTGCTGCTCGGTCTGGCGACGCTCACCCGTGGCTTACTACTCGGCTTTCTGCCGTTGATTGCCGGCTGGATCGGTTGGCGCACACCGGGTCACTGGCGTGAACGATTGATCAGCGGCTTGTTGCCGTTACTGGCTGCCGGCTGTCTGATCGGGCCGTGGGCGTTTTATGCGTCGCGGACGTATGGCGGTCTGATAATCATTGACACAACCAGCGCCTACAACCTGGCCCTGGGTGCCCGTACCGCCTACGACGGTGGCCGGAGCGATGCACCGACGCGCAATCTGGTGCTGGCGCTGCTCGACCCAACCCTTGATGATGATATCCGTGCGCAGCTCACTGCCGGTTCGTGTCTGGCAGAGCGGAACGATCCACGGCTGGCCGCTGCGCTGGCCAAGCCGGTTACCGCGATAACGCAGGCTGAACGACAACACGTGCTTAGTGCCGAAGGCTGGTGTCTGATCCAGGCGAAACCGTGGGCGTTTGGCGAGAAGACATTTGCAGAGTTGATCGATCTCTTTCAAATCAACTACAGCGGTGATGAGCGACTGGCGGAAGGCTTTGCCCTGGGGCGGTTGCCGGCATGGTACACGCTGGCCCTGCTTGTGCTGGACGATACGCTTTACGTGATTGTGTTGCCGCTGGCCGTGTTGGGGTGGGCTGTCCTGCGCCGACCGCAATCACTGCTCGCCGGGCTGATTGGCTGGTGGCTGTTGTACAATCTGGCGGCGGCGCCGTTACTCTTCGCGATTAACCGCTTCCGCATCCCGCTGCTACCGTTTCTGTTTGTTCTGGCGATGTTTACGCTGGCGGCCATCCTCCACCGGCGCACGTGGCCGGTGAACCGGCGGGGGGCAGGCTACGCAACGCTGGCCGGGCTGGTGTGGCTGATTGCCGCCACTCCCTACGCCTATCTTGAACCACGACCCGCCGGTGCGCCATCACAATGGGCATCCTACTTTGGCCCCTACCCGTCGGCGATAGCCGCAGCGCAGATCGCCTGGCAGAGTCGGGCGCAGTACGCTGCCGTAGAACGGTTAGCCGCCGCCGTGGCCGCCGACGATCTGACAGCGTGGGCGCAGGCGCTCGCCGATCCAGATTTGCCGGCTTACGCACGCGCTGTCGGCGAACCGTTACTGGCTGCCCGGCAGGGGCAGCCGGCTGTCGGACTGGAACTGCTGGCCCGTCAGCAACCGCTCTACCCATGGCAGACCGCCGTGATCCGCGGCGAATTGCTGCGGCAGATGGGTGATCTGAATGGGGCGCGCCAATCGCTTGGGCAAACCCTGGTTGACGATTGGAACCCGACGGGCTGGGCATGGCAGTGGCTCAAACCGCCCCGCCTCCCCGGTGACCGGATCGATCTGGCCGACGATAACGATCTCGGTTATATCGATGGATTTTACCTCGGCGAGTTTGATCCGGTTCTCGGCGCGACTGTGCGTTGGGCAGGGGAGAGGGCCGCTTTGCGCTTTCCGGCAGCCGCGACGGGCAACAATCGGCAGCTCTGTCTCCGCGCAGCGGCTAACTGGCCAGCCGATCTGACACCACCAGCGATTACGGTCTGGCTCGATGGTACTGAGGTGGGGAAGTTTCAACCTGAACGTCAGTTACAGGAGTTCTGTCTTGCATTGCCGGCCCGTTCGCCGGGAAGCGATTACATCATCACCCTGCACGGCCCCGGCTTCATTCCTGACGCGCTCGACCTGGTGCGCAGGCAAGGGCCACAGGTCGGTCAGGTGCGGATTCTGGCGTTTCAGCTGGATTGGGCAGAGGTGAGATGA
- a CDS encoding tetratricopeptide repeat protein: protein MKREAWWLIAILTIAALIRLALWLQPLHLPANDEVEYLTVARDLLAGRGWSFYERYHWLRAPLYPLWLAGSLWLSGGNVWLAALPNIALSVLNVYLIYLLSQAIADGAGPWVHRLAAGGAAILLTNATFASLYMSETLFTTLFCAAWWLLLVWRRRGAQWRDWRLFLAGGLWGLALLTRSMPLYFTLLVSGWIAVVAAGNWSQLLRRPTPVLAGLIFATSAVIVVAPWTIRNCLSYRSCILIETGLSYNLWAFNEPREDMATIFRVLENIPDPAERAAYATARGLERLREDPAIMLRKLWPNWLAIWRVKAIQDRFLLEDYRADPPPLLFLSALIFDDLLYGLIAVGGIAGLVYGALHRRAPAVLVGLWLIYFIAVSLVTHGEGRYRHFIFFALIPYAARAWLALPHWYRLNQPALRTALLISGGVGLSILIAYQWEYAIQGGVRSFWRLSGDLARVTGNLPQAAAAYRQALAAQPTPDGYLVLGDVLRIQGDNEGALNAYRAAQRLNILYPPTYIRLGDLLRATGNLDEARQAYRPQYVSEQTLIDLAWRDTRPLPTPVIDVGDGLDFGYLVGFYPAETLAGARSRWTGPVARIRIPATGQVVRLRVAALRPDAPVTVQFCSDNRCHPFQLDTNWRWLTVRLPAPAESTTLRDIELRVESWSAPDGRELGIVVDRVEVR from the coding sequence ATGAAGCGCGAGGCGTGGTGGCTGATCGCAATCCTGACCATAGCGGCCTTGATCCGATTGGCACTCTGGCTGCAACCGCTGCATCTGCCGGCAAACGACGAGGTCGAGTATCTCACGGTGGCGCGTGACCTGTTGGCCGGGAGGGGATGGAGCTTCTACGAACGCTACCACTGGCTGCGGGCACCGCTCTATCCGCTCTGGCTAGCCGGATCACTCTGGCTCAGTGGTGGTAATGTCTGGCTGGCAGCGCTGCCCAACATTGCCCTCAGCGTACTCAACGTCTACCTGATCTACCTGCTCTCGCAGGCGATAGCCGATGGCGCCGGGCCGTGGGTGCATCGCCTGGCCGCCGGCGGAGCCGCCATTCTGCTCACCAACGCAACCTTTGCCTCGCTCTATATGAGCGAAACCCTCTTCACCACGCTATTCTGTGCGGCGTGGTGGCTACTGCTGGTATGGCGGCGACGCGGTGCCCAATGGCGCGACTGGCGTCTGTTTCTTGCCGGTGGCCTGTGGGGGCTGGCGCTCTTGACCCGCTCGATGCCGCTGTACTTTACGCTGCTGGTGAGCGGCTGGATTGCGGTCGTTGCTGCCGGCAACTGGTCACAATTGCTACGGCGACCAACGCCGGTGCTTGCCGGGCTGATCTTCGCCACCAGTGCGGTGATCGTTGTGGCACCGTGGACAATCCGCAACTGTCTGAGCTATCGCAGTTGTATTCTGATCGAAACCGGCCTGTCGTACAATCTCTGGGCATTCAACGAACCACGCGAAGATATGGCAACCATCTTTCGCGTGCTGGAAAACATTCCCGATCCGGCCGAGCGAGCGGCATACGCGACGGCGCGTGGGCTGGAGCGGCTGCGCGAAGACCCGGCGATTATGCTGCGCAAACTCTGGCCGAACTGGCTGGCAATCTGGCGGGTGAAGGCGATCCAGGATCGCTTTCTGCTGGAAGATTACCGGGCCGATCCACCGCCGTTGCTCTTTCTATCTGCCCTTATCTTCGACGATCTGTTATACGGCCTGATTGCCGTGGGCGGGATAGCCGGTCTGGTGTATGGGGCACTGCACCGACGGGCGCCGGCAGTGCTGGTCGGCTTATGGCTGATCTACTTCATCGCTGTATCGCTGGTGACCCACGGCGAAGGGCGTTATCGCCACTTCATCTTCTTCGCCCTCATCCCCTATGCGGCACGGGCGTGGCTGGCACTCCCGCACTGGTATCGGCTCAACCAGCCAGCCCTGCGCACAGCGTTGCTGATCAGCGGGGGTGTCGGTCTTTCGATCCTGATCGCCTACCAGTGGGAATACGCCATCCAGGGCGGTGTCCGCAGCTTCTGGCGGCTCAGCGGCGACCTTGCCCGCGTTACCGGCAACCTGCCGCAAGCCGCTGCTGCGTACCGGCAGGCACTGGCCGCACAACCCACGCCTGACGGGTATCTCGTGCTGGGGGATGTGCTACGTATCCAGGGCGACAATGAAGGTGCGTTGAATGCCTACCGCGCCGCCCAACGCCTCAATATCCTCTACCCACCGACGTACATCCGGCTTGGCGATCTGTTGCGGGCAACCGGCAATCTCGACGAAGCCCGTCAGGCGTATCGCCCGCAGTACGTGAGTGAGCAGACGCTGATCGATCTGGCCTGGCGCGACACGCGACCATTGCCGACACCGGTGATTGATGTGGGTGATGGTCTTGATTTTGGTTATCTTGTCGGCTTCTATCCCGCCGAGACCCTGGCCGGTGCCCGCAGTCGCTGGACGGGGCCGGTGGCGAGGATTCGCATCCCGGCCACCGGTCAGGTGGTACGGTTGCGCGTGGCAGCATTACGCCCCGACGCGCCGGTTACTGTGCAGTTCTGTAGCGACAATCGCTGTCATCCGTTCCAGCTTGACACCAACTGGCGCTGGTTGACGGTGCGCCTACCGGCGCCGGCGGAGTCGACTACCCTGCGCGATATTGAGTTGCGGGTGGAGTCCTGGTCTGCGCCGGATGGGCGTGAGCTGGGGATTGTGGTGGATCGGGTTGAGGTGCGGTGA